A window of Deltaproteobacteria bacterium PRO3 contains these coding sequences:
- a CDS encoding serine/threonine protein kinase, producing MPQPVSIDGRYRVQRPLGEGLTGEVFLVESAEGRFALKLLKPFADRGLEAELVRAFKFEFAFLKDLRHPNVVRIADFGFDEALRRFYFTEEFLEGRPIPEFARGRSPEEIAELFLQAIRGLQAIHRAHLLHGDIKGNNLLVVTEDGTPRVKLIDLGLADPRFAASGGTPATMAPEKILKEPADERSDLYALGVVFYQLFAGKNPFAQKTLQETYEAHLTLKPAKLSLANPKVPAYWNEIFETLLEKNPAHRYRDAAELLAAIGFARPGKDGEARPRPWRLERWIGREGLLAEWTEKIRAAL from the coding sequence ATGCCCCAGCCAGTGTCGATCGACGGCCGCTACCGGGTGCAGCGCCCCCTGGGGGAGGGTCTGACCGGCGAGGTCTTCCTCGTGGAGTCCGCCGAGGGCCGCTTCGCCCTGAAGCTGCTCAAGCCCTTCGCCGACCGCGGCCTCGAGGCCGAGCTGGTCCGCGCCTTCAAGTTCGAATTCGCCTTCCTCAAGGACCTTCGCCACCCCAACGTGGTGCGCATCGCGGACTTCGGCTTCGACGAGGCCCTGCGCCGCTTTTACTTCACCGAGGAATTTCTCGAGGGCCGGCCGATCCCGGAATTCGCCCGCGGCCGGTCTCCTGAGGAGATCGCGGAGCTCTTTCTCCAAGCGATCCGCGGCCTGCAGGCGATCCACCGCGCCCACCTCCTGCACGGCGACATCAAGGGCAACAACCTCTTGGTGGTGACGGAGGACGGCACGCCGCGCGTCAAGCTGATCGATCTGGGGCTCGCCGACCCGCGCTTCGCGGCGAGCGGCGGGACGCCGGCGACGATGGCGCCGGAGAAGATTCTCAAGGAGCCGGCCGACGAGCGCTCGGACCTCTACGCCCTGGGAGTCGTCTTCTACCAACTCTTCGCTGGAAAAAATCCCTTCGCGCAAAAGACGCTGCAGGAAACTTATGAGGCGCATCTGACCCTCAAGCCGGCGAAGCTGAGCCTGGCGAACCCGAAGGTCCCCGCCTATTGGAACGAGATCTTTGAGACCCTGCTGGAGAAAAACCCCGCCCACCGCTACCGCGACGCCGCCGAGCTCTTGGCCGCCATCGGCTTCGCCCGGCCCGGCAAGGACGGCGAGGCACGGCCTAGGCCCTGGCGGCTGGAGCGCTGGATCGGCAGGGAGGGCCTGCTCGCCGAATGGACGGAAAAAATCCGCGCCGCCCTG